The following are encoded together in the Ovis aries strain OAR_USU_Benz2616 breed Rambouillet chromosome X, ARS-UI_Ramb_v3.0, whole genome shotgun sequence genome:
- the LOC114111701 gene encoding late histone H2B.L4-like, producing MAQPSSDNSEEDLGTNKAGTSKTEPSEMEFSETETSETEPSDTETSETEPSEPEPSEPEPYDAEPKKAKQKTAKGRRRLRRRHLDNFASFATYFPRVLRQVHTGLSLSHEAMNVMDSFVKDMFEQIAEEAGSLARSNKHCTITSGEIQTAVSLLLPGEIGKYAVSEATKSVIRYNTRR from the coding sequence ATGGCTCAGCCATCCTCTGACAACTCTGAGGAAGACCTGGGCACCAACAAAGCCGGAACCTCCAAAACAGAGCCCTCTGAAATGGAGTTCTCTGAAACAGAGACCTCAGAAACGGAGCCCTCTGACACAGAGACCTCGGAAACCGAGCCCTCCGAACCAGAGCCCTCCGAACCAGAGCCATATGATGCTGAGCCAAAGAAGGCGAAACAGAAGACAGCTAagggccgccgccgcctccgTCGCCGCCATCTAGACAACTTTGCAAGCTTCGCCACATATTTCCCCAGGGTGCTGAGGCAAGTGCACACCGGCCTGAGTCTCTCTCACGAGGCCATGAACGTCATGGATTCGTTCGTGAAGGATATGTTTGAGCAGATCGCCGAAGAGGCCGGGAGCCTGGCCCGCTCCAACAAGCACTGCACCATCACGAGTGGGGAGATCCAGACAGCCGTGAGTCTTCTCTTGCCTGGGGAGATCGGCAAGTACGCAGTGTCCGAGGCCACCAAGTCGGTCATCAGATACAACACCCGCAGATGA
- the LOC114111700 gene encoding late histone H2B.L4-like, whose amino-acid sequence MENGGAAVLQPSSDSHEEDVITIETSTSETEPSETEMVKAETSKPEPNDAEPKRVLKQVHTGLSLSRESVNVLDSFVKDMFERIAEEAGRLAHSNKRCTIMTEDIQTSVRLLLPGELGKYATSEATKSVIRYHLCR is encoded by the exons ATGGAGAATGGTGGCGCTGCCGTGTTGCAACCATCCTCTGACAGCCATGAGGAAGACGTGATCACCATAGAAACCAGCACCTCCGAAACTGAGCCCTCTGAAACGGAGATGGTGAAAGCAGAGACCTCCAAACCAGAGCCGAATGATGCGGAACCAAAAAG GGTGCTGAAGCAAGTACATACAGGCCTGAGTCTTTCCCGTGAGTCCGTGAACGTCCTGGATTCGTTTGTGAAAGATATGTTCGAGCGGATTGCCGAAGAGGCTGGGCGCCTGGCCCACAGCAACAAGCGCTGCACCATCATGACCGAAGACATCCAGACATCTGTGCGTCTTCTGTTGCCTGGGGAGCTCGGCAAGTATGCCACGTCCGAGGCCACCAAGTCGGTCATCAGATACCACCTCTGCAGATGA